Genomic segment of Benincasa hispida cultivar B227 chromosome 1, ASM972705v1, whole genome shotgun sequence:
GCAAGAGCAATGGAGACTTTGACACTTGACAAGCTTTAAATTTTTCATTGGGTAACAAGATCACTCTTATTGGTGTAGAAACACATAAGACCTATCCTAATGGTTTCAACTCTAACTTAGCTTGACTCAAACGAGGTAGATTTAAACGAGCGAGTAGAACCCGAGTTGAACAACATCAATGCATAATATTGACCAAGAATAGGTAGCATAACTGTCACCACAAAATTTGAGTTTCTCGTTTCTTGTCAAGTAGTAGCAATTCCCTACTGGTGAGTGTATCTATCGAGCGACACTAGCCCGATTCAAACTCAAGGTTTGGTTCCCAATGCTTGCAATATTCTTCTTGGGGCAACTGATAGGATACCACACATAGAAGGCATCATTGGGGTGTCAACAACGAGATCTATTGATGTTAGTAGGGGCCCAGTTACCTCTTTGCAATTTAAAGAGGCTTTCTCCCGACAATATTACCCAACGATAACTCAATTCAAGAAACAAGTAGAATTCATGTACCTCAAACAAGACAACTGTGACAAAGGGATTTGAGGGAATTTACAAAATTCTCCATTTTTTCTCTGAGCTTGTAGACACGAAGGCCAAGAAGACTGGGCATTTTACAACGAGTTTGAGGAATGAAATTCAGGCCTATGTGGTTGGACACTTCTGCTACAACACTTCAAGCAGCTACATTAATGGACAATTGTCCGTGTAGTGGATTGCAAGGCGTTTAGACCAGGTTCTTCCTTGGGGAAAAAGAGGAAATTTTACCACGCATTTTTTAACTCTTAACGATCTCAACGTATCTCTGGAAAGCCACACCAAGCTCAAGTTCAAAAACAACAATCTGATCAACACGAAGACACTAGTAATGATAAACCAATGTGCATCTGCAACACACGTGGAAGGCATCACTGGGGGCATTGTTTTTACGGAACTAGTCCATGCTTTAAATGTGCTAGGAAAGGCATATACTAGTAAGTTGCCTCAAGAAGAATATTGCAGGAGGTGGGAACCAACCCATGAATTTAAACCTGACTGGTGCGGTGCCACAAGACTAACTCACTAGCACAAAAAGGTATTTGTTGCTGGAAACTCAAATGTTGTAACTTAGGATTTGAGTGAAAGGGATTATGAGGATATGCAAGTATGATTAAGAAAGAACTAAAAGAATTGATAGCTACTACCTATACTAGTAAGATAGGCTTTCCTTTTTTGTGACTCAATGATAAGAAAGAACATTCCTATGCCCGACTTCTTAAGAATTTTCCTAGAAACATGTAAGTGAGGACAAAACATGTTGAAAGGACCCACGTTAACCTATGGGGACAGTTTTCACTCTATGAGTCGTTAGAGACAAGTAAGATGATGTGGCCAAGTCACAAAGGATTGCCAGGGTTGTATGCCAAATTCGAATTTTGAACCTTGAGCTTAGGGCATTACATCTTAAAATCACGCGAAGAattgtattaaatttttatatccATGTGTGTCCGGGCTAGCTTATTCTTTGGGTGTGAAGGAAACTCATAGGATTTATACCTACATACCAAGTACACCTCAACTAATCTCACGCGATAAGCCATCTGACACTACAACATTTGGGTGTGAAGGAAACTCGTAGGATATTAGAAGTTCTTTTTTCGTTTCATTTGTGTGTTTTATACCTACGTACCAAGAGTTGGACAACTTATTCTTTGAGTAGTGAGGTTTAAGAAAACAACATTGAAGACAAAATTTAAAGACGTTGATTTTGTTAGTGATAATAATGATGAAATTTGACaacattttcttccttttcatttatcaatgaaaattttgttttttgctcAAAATATTAACGAAGTTTTAACAgttcttttattcttttatacttctgtatattaaattttataatacataattttacatgaatttttacttttattgaaattgaGGCTTCATGCTACCTTTCTCCTTAAAAAGGAAATAGAGCCTCCAGCCCACATATTCCAAAACATTGCTTGAAACTctacattaaataaaaactttaaagAATGCTGAAGAGCGCCTTTTGTACTTTAATTTTGGTGCTCTATAGGTAAGGCCAACAATCATAGTCTCTTCTGCCATAGCTAACTGGCAAGCGTTCTTGATACCTAAATAATTttgggtttggatttttttgTCAGAGAAGTTACCGTAGACCTTGGATGCTACCAATACAAATGACGAGTGTGGCACATTAAACTGAACTGGACATCTTCAGTAAATGAAGAGGAGCGTAGCTAATTAGTGAAACCTTTCCATTCAGAAAGAAAAATATGACATATGAGTAGAGTATACCTATCAATCCCTTCCCCGACACCCACTCTTAGAAAGTTTCCAATCTTCACTGGCGAACCCACTTCCTTGGACAGGTTATCCAGCAAAGTCTGAAAAATAGTTCCAATGTATCACAATTAAACTGGAGATCTAAGAAACATGGAGTTCCATGACAAATATATACCATGCTTGTACATAATAATCCATTGGGGAAGAAATAGGCAAtatacaattaaaaatttacTAATAAAATGTTCGTACTCGTTTACTATGAAGTTGCAGCTTCAGAGATCTTTGTTCAAAGTGGAGTCCTTGCCAGTATTATTCAACAATTAATCATTTAAACTTTCCATTTTGATCTTTCCTGTTTTGAATTCTACCTTATGTGTTCATCTTTAATCTGATATAATTTTCATAAGAAGGAAATTGTAATGCTTTTATCAAGAATAATGGGCATGCGTGTGTGTGCATAAAATGAAAAGGACAAACATGTCTACACAGACCTATAGGACCTTTCCTAATATGAATCATTTCCTTGTCAACTACCTTGAAAAACCGCATGACTTTCAAAGTTGGAATCTTGAAGTCTTTATCAAGAATGGGGATCGTGGAGACAGAATCTTGAAATCTTTATGAAGAATAATGATtgtgaaaagttgtttataaaaaaaatgttatttttcattatcTAAATGTTCGTGTTCATTAGTGGTCCCGCAAACAACATTTTTGGATATCGTGAGTCATTCCTAGTAAAGAAAAGCAAAGCCAACAGACGAGTGAATTTGAGCTCAAACAGAAGATAATGACCAAATGCTGAGATTGACATGTATTTTTTCTGATGGAAATCGTTTTTCTCTCAaacattaatttgaaaaaaaatccaaacatcTTTTCTGGAAACACACACTACAATGAGTTTTAAGCTAGCATCCACTAGTACTTGAACCTATAATTTCCACAAAAAAAAGGTCCAATTTACAGTTACCCTTTTATTAATCTATGGTGGTTGCAGCACAAAGTAAAATGTTGAATAACTCAAAAACCATAACTAAACTAATATGCCATTATGCTCAAACATTAAATGTACTAATACATTGAatatttaaaagcaattcataAAAATACAAACTTGTAACCTTAAACAAAAGCATCAGAATTTAATATAGTAAACCAAAGGCACTTTTAACCATTTATTAGCAATATTCAACTCTATCAGTGTACTCGATTGATTCTTGAGAAGATATAAATTGAGAATATGATTGACACCTCACCTTTACATTTATACTATCATTAACAATAAACTTCTGCTCCATCAGGACAACTTCTTCCATGTACTTCCGCAAACGACCTTCAACCATCTTTTCTATGGCCATTTGAGATTTGCCAGTTGTTTCGGCCTGACATATGAAAGTTCACAGAAATAtcataaataaatgatattCTAAAATAAGATATTAAATACCACAAAGTAATTGACATCACAATTGATCActggaaaataataattacaataattataataataaatcacattcacgacaacaaaattgaaagtcTAGGTGCATATTAGAATATTTTGAAGTACAGAGACTAAATAGATAAAAATCTAAATGTTCAAGGACctattaaaacttttttaaatacaatgacTAAATATATACAACCTTGAAAATACAAAAGccaaattcataatttaatattttctttaaaatatgtcattttgtatgaaagttgttttaattaatatgtgtgtgtgtgtgtaattTTGTCTTCCAAGGATGGTTATATATATCTTTGGAAGTAATTACAtgtgttttcaaatttaaggaTGAACGGTGGACAGAACATCATATACCTTATTACTGTTTAACTACATTTGTGCAAAAATAGTCAATTGAGTTCGAGGGGCAGAGTGACCAAGATAACCTTAATAACTCACGAACGGCCCAGATAATCATATCGTTTATAACAGCCCCATGGAGAAGTTTAGGGTTCTATTTCCGTTTTAGGCTTGTAGTTGCATAGCCACATTCTACAATTTCTATCACTTTCTTCCCAAATAATCACGTCCCCCATATTTTGCATCGCCACTGTACCAACCTATCTAGGGTTAGGTTTCTTCTAATCAGATCCCCCACCCCTTCCCATGCACATAGACACAATATAAATGAAAAAGTCTTCTGCCCCTTTCATCTACAGGGATGAATTCATTTTAAGTTCTCACCTTGTctgaatttataaataaataaataaacatggcAAATAGACACACGCAAGTTTGGCGTGTCTTCTTGAGTTTAATGCCAAACTCTCTGTCCCCAAGAGATGAATTTCAAGACCCTTTTGTGTGTGCACACTCGTGTGTCATCTAGCTCCATTCTTATCAAAATTCAATGCAAATGACAGACAATCTATACGTAAGGcaatattgaaattgaaaaggGTGGGGAGAAGAAAAtaatagagagaaaaagaaaagatctTGAACAATAATACCCAGTAATAAACCTAAGACTCGTAAAATTGTACATATTAAACAGACCTGAGACTTTAGAATTTCACGTTCATTCTCTAATGTGTCAGAAGCAACAAGTTCTTTCGTTAAGAACAATGGCTTTGCAGCCACTATATGCATTGCTAATTCTGACCCAACACGTTGAAGAGCATCTGACTGTGAATTACCACCCTCAACTTCAAGAGACAAAATTCCAGCAATACGACCCAAACCTAAGAAACAGAAACACAAAATGAAGGTTAAGATTAAAACaagtatagtcaactctaattTTGCCAACTGTGGAATGTCATTTAATTGACATCAAGAGAATTTTTTGGTCTTCTGTCCTAATTGTCAATACGCACAAAATTCATAGACATTCAAGTAAGTTATATAAGGAAAGTAAGGTAGGAGCCACTCCAAGCATCCATGAAATCGCCACCATGGAAATTTAATGGAAAAGAATGAACCGTTAAGGATAAGTTGAATGCTCCTCAAAGTTCAAAACCCATATATCAGAATGTCAACCACCCAAGGAAAAATGTATCCCATCCCTAAAACAAGACAAGGCAGTTCAAATCAGAGTACCTGGCTGAGGACTTGTGTGGAGGTATGATGAAATAACACCACTTGAAGAAGCAGACATCAAAAAACCTCGTCTTAGCTTAATATTCTCCCCCATTATGGCTGCCACTTCAGTAACTGCATTAAGAGCTGTTGTTTCTCCATTAATTTTTGGATGTTCAAGATTTAATTTCATTCCCTGACAAGTGGCAAGAATTccattatattcaaatatggaTTAGATATGCTAAATAAGATCcgttaaaatataatttcaattagAAATGATGAATAATAACAGAAGACTATTATTTGCATCTGATTTTAATCAAAAGTATGAGAACATTATCCAAGATTTTCAATGAAACACGGTCCAAATTATGAGAATATCCATTAACACCTATTTTTTAAGCAATCAAGGGGGAAGTGATTATTCATGAAGACAACAAAAGGTTTGAAACACTGTTTGAGTAATGTTATCAGCCCACCATACCACATCTACATAAGGTATTACCAGTGAAATTGAAGCAGGCACAGCACAGCCATCAAGAGCACTCTCGCCACAAGGATTTGAGAATCAATGATCAAGTGACACTACATGCAggatttcaaatttttatgttcaataaaaaataaaaaaataaaaaggattttTCAAGTGGTCAAACTGCTTGTCAATGCCATTACttgtaatatattaaaataaaataagaaataaaaatctATAAAGAAGAATGGGAAGGCAGAGAAAACATAGCCCCACACAGAAACCTTCTTGTAATGTCACTTGATCATGTCTGTGTGGGATATCCTCCCCAGAATCGTCTTATATTTATTAACTTTTCATTTCACATGGAAAAAATGATCCTCCTAGAATTAAATGTGAACCATTCTTTACTGAGAAACtttgaaatttgagaaaattacaAAGACAATGGAAAATATCTTTCCAATGGCTCCTAAACTGTCAATAACCAACAGATGCCACCCATATCTGCTAATTCCACCCATCACTACTCGCATCCATACAATATGAGAACAAATAGCAAAATTAAGCAATCATTTTTTACAAAACTCAACCTCCAATTGCTCTGGTCCAACAGGAAAGGTCCCGGAATCATTATGAGACAAACTCTCAGACAACAATGCTTGCCTTGCTAAAGATAGAGCCTGGAATAAAATAAAACGATACCTTATGAGCAAAAGAACAAGGTTTCCTGAAGAAGAAAACTATAGCAGTTCGTACAATCTACAAATGATCATTTACATGTAAAGTAATTCACATGTATTAAAATGGAAATGTTGCATACAAATGAAAAAGGCAATAAAAAAACTTACCAAGTATTGAAAAATCTCATTCCTAGCAACAAAGTCAGTCTCGCAATTAAGTTCAATAACAACAGCTTTGGTTTCATTTTGGGCCAAGGCAAGAAGGCCCTCAGCAGCAGTTCGAGAAGACTTTTTCAGGGCTAACACCTTTCCTCTTTTTCGCAGTTCTGTCTGTGCTGCTTCTGTACTTCCAACATTAGATATCATCAGCAAATGAAACCAAAAACAAGAGAAAGTTTCAGAAACTATCGCGATGTCTTACCAATATCCCAATTGCAATCAATGAGAGCAGCCTTGACATCTTTGATGGGTGCACTAGTTCTTTCTCTCAGCTGCTTTATGAGACTCATCTGCTCCGACCCGGCAGGGGTTTCGACACTAAATCTTCTCAACAGACTAAGCCTCGAATAAATAGCGGAATTGCCATCGTGAACGTAAGGAACTGAACTACCAAATTGAACGTCTTTAACAATAAATGTTCTATTGGTAGCGCAACTGGAAAATCCACGCCGACCAGCGTCATTCAGCAGCCTGTTAGAAATCACAAATCCAATGGAACGTTTTGCAGCTCTACAAAACGCCATGCTAGCATTCAACAGGTTTATCTGTAAGcagcaaaaagaaaacaattacaGAGGAGAAAAACTTAGCATCAAGATATCGGAATAATGGAAAAAAGAACTTCGAAATGGCTTCCAATGtgcaaaatcaaagaaaaaactAATAAGGGGTTGGTGACAGAGAGGTTTAAGGTTTGAAATTGAATATGAATGTCTAATGGATGAAGAACCATACCTGACCGTTTCACAGGACGGGAAGACGAATGAAGATGGTGAATGAGTGGTTAATTCAACATACAATGATAATACAAACTGAACTTTTCCAGTTTTCTGGTTGTTTGGAGCGATGAACAGAAGCTTGAAGGAGTGATTTTCTTCGAGCAAATTGACATGGAATTCATGGTATTGGACTATGGGTAACTAGGGGAACAGCTGATTGGGCTTTGAAATTGATGAAACCCTAACGTTTTGGGCCTCCAACATTTCAATTGAAAAGTTTAGGGTAATAGCAACCCATTTCCAACCATTTaggtttttctttttcgtttttaaaaattaaatctatagataCTACATTTACCtcccaattttcctttttaccatctacttttcactaataGTATATAGTAATATTGTAAAATAATCGTATCTATTAGTAATAGTTTCTATTACTCATAGACTCCTATTGATGATAGACTTTATCGTTATTTGCAAATGCTTTTGCATTATGCAATATTTGCAAATACTTTTGcctcattattatttttgcaaAAACAATATGCATTTTGTTTGAGGTGTTTggcccaagaagttggaattgTGAATTCTACTTCTTCTTTGTCTAAGGAGTGTGTAGATTTCATACTAAAaagatattaattttataatttattaactcATCTTGACCATTGCAGCTCTACAACTCCTCCTATTAAAAAATTCCAGTAGTTGCCCtaaataactctttattaaatGTTGTAGTTGAGCCCATCCGGACGAATGGTGGCAACAATACACATGCGGAGAAAAAGTTTAATACCACTCTAAACACTTTTTACAAACACGATGTAAAAAAGTTACTTTAGATTAGTCATAACCAAAATAGACTTTTAACTTAATTGTCTGCAAGTCCAATGGTTAAAGAATGGTGGGGATAAATAGAGGGAGGGAGGAAAAAAAGGGATGATTTTGTCATTTATTGAACGTTAGTTTggtttcatttttataaaaccTATTAGTATGATTTGGTTCTTGGTTGACtccaaaatcaaaagaattGAATTAACTATCACTCTTAGTGTGTTAGTACATATACTCAAACATGTgttattaatttgttaaaaaaaaataataaaataaggacaaaaataatttgttttaaagatTACATGCCAAAATagatctttaaaattttaatgactaaaatgaaataaaattaaaaatctaaagactaaaatagaatttaaatcaaattttgtaatTGCATAAATTCTCTTTACTTAGTTGAAAGCAAGATagatatatagtatatatatatataatatatatataatatatatatatatatattatttaatatttttaaatgaacAAGATATGATTTTGTCTTCGTGCAATATGATATTTAAGTAAACTTAGGTTAAGGTTAACTAGGCCCAAGGCCACCGGTGAAAGTGCATAAAAATTAGTTGAAGCAATTCCTTTGCTCCACAAAGGGGCAAAGGATGCATGTTGGTTGTGGACATTAGTTGACGATTGCTCGATCATGTAAACTTGCTCGCGACTAGCCAAGTCTAaaataaattagattaaaaaaaaaaactctcaataTGAATATTACTTGATTAGTTAAGACATCTATTCGAATATGTTTCaatatgtattttaaaattttagatatttatATATGATGTTGATGGCAAAATCTAGAAAGTGGAAATAGTCTGACTTGCACGTGACAATAATGGTAACTTTTTTTATAAGAAGAAGAACGTGAGGtccaaaataaaggaaaacatTTATGGTGCTTGACTACTCTGACATATACTTGGATGCTTAATGATGAGATTGAATCCCCAATGAAAGCATTTtatcacttttgtttttattttgggaAGATGAAAAATACATAACTATAAGAAAACTACAAACATCACATGCTATAAACAATTTTAGGCTAtgcataaatttaaaagtagaaGAGAAATATCTTTGAAGACTCTTTCTCACTTCACCAAAAGTTCTCCAAATTGTTGATTTTCTCCTCTTTGTTTAGAACGTCTCCATTGTTATATCTATTAGCAAGAACCCACTTGTAGGAGTGCCTTCTTAATAAAccacttcaaaaaaaaaaaaaaaaaaaaaaaatcccatgtTGGTGATGCATGTGCGAGAgggtttgaaaaaaataaaagattacaTCTTCAAACataaacattaatttaaaaagaaaaaagttaattaagTAGATCACATCTTCAACATGAGATCTTTTAGATTTTACAGAGAACATTTTTTCTGTAGATTATCTTGAGAAAGTAATGACAAAAAGCAAGAGAAAGTTTTTGTAATTGCTTCCAAAAATACAGTGACCCTGCACTTAACATAAAAGGGGAACTCTCCATTCACCCACTCTCCTGCATAACATGGAGttaattttacttaaaattaattaataatacatTAATTACTTAGCCATTTGATCAGTACTATTTCATGACCCTCCCTACACATGCCTTCACATCCTTTTGAAATACTTGCCTAGGCAACTTGACTGCTCGCACACTACCTACATTGATTATCACCAATCTCATATAGGATTACTCGTATACGCCTCTTTACCTGCCTCGACCCACTCTTTCTCACACGAGAGCCAACTTACCCTCTCCTATGGCTTTTACCATACCTTATGAACTTTTATTTAGTTATGATGTCCCCTTCTTGGACTTTTGGCCGCATAGCTTGAACGACTTCGTCGCATCGAGCTCTCTGTTAATTCCTCTTCATCTCACCTGAGAGCCTTATTCTCAAACATttggaatatttttttttcctcatttaAACCTTACATATCTACACAGTAAGCCTTTCCTACATTGCTACTAATATAACATCAATGGTACATACTTACAATAGCTTAAATACATAATTAAGAggacttaaacataattaactagtaaaacaagTTTAAGTGTTTACAATTTACCTTCCCCTTAGAGAAATTTTATCCTTTAAATTTGTCTCGAGCTCAGTTAACTAAATAAATGGGGatacttatttttcatttgttcTTTAGCTTCCCATGTAGCCTCTTCTATTCCATGGTTTCTCCACAGTACTTTAACGAATGGAATAGTTTTGTTTCTTAATACCTGCTCTTTTCTGTCTAGTATCTGTACCGGTTCTTCTTCATAGGAAAAATTTTTCTTCAACTGTCCTGACTGTTCTTGTAGAATATGAGTATGGTCTAGAACATACTTCCTTAACATAGAAACATATGTATCTTAGATAACTCTGCAGGTAAGG
This window contains:
- the LOC120085904 gene encoding elongation factor Ts, mitochondrial isoform X1 → MAFCRAAKRSIGFVISNRLLNDAGRRGFSSCATNRTFIVKDVQFGSSVPYVHDGNSAIYSRLSLLRRFSVETPAGSEQMSLIKQLRERTSAPIKDVKAALIDCNWDIEAAQTELRKRGKVLALKKSSRTAAEGLLALAQNETKAVVIELNCETDFVARNEIFQYLALSLARQALLSESLSHNDSGTFPVGPEQLEGMKLNLEHPKINGETTALNAVTEVAAIMGENIKLRRGFLMSASSSGVISSYLHTSPQPGLGRIAGILSLEVEGGNSQSDALQRVGSELAMHIVAAKPLFLTKELVASDTLENEREILKSQAETTGKSQMAIEKMVEGRLRKYMEEVVLMEQKFIVNDSINVKTLLDNLSKEVGSPVKIGNFLRVGVGEGIDRLETSDSSEPVAQAA
- the LOC120085904 gene encoding elongation factor Ts, mitochondrial isoform X2 translates to MAFCRAAKRSIGFVISNRLLNDAGRRGFSSCATNRTFIVKDVQFGSSVPYVHDGNSAIYSRLSLLRRFSVETPAGSEQMSLIKQLRERTSAPIKDVKAALIDCNWDIEAAQTELRKRGKVLALKKSSRTAAEGLLALAQNETKAVVIELNCETDFVARNEIFQYLALSLARQALLSESLSHNDSGTFPVGPEQLEGMKLNLEHPKINGETTALNAVTEVAAIMGENIKLRRGFLMSASSSGVISSYLHTSPQPGLGRIAGILSLEVEGGNSQSDALQRVGSELAMHIVAAKPLFLTKELVASDTLENEREILKSQAETTGKSQMAIEKMVEGRLRKYMEEVVLMEQKFIVNDSINVKAGNIGFI